The Cryobacterium sp. SO1 genomic sequence GGCATCCCCGTCGACATCGAACCGAAGACCGGACTGTCCGGTGTGGAGGTCGTCTTCACCAAGTTGCACGCTGGGGGCAAATTCGGCAGCGGCTCCTATGCCGCCTCCGGCGGCCTGCACGGCGTCGGCGCCTCGGTGGTGAACGCGCTGTCCGAACGGCTCGACGTCGAGGTCGACCGGGACGGCAAGACCTGGGCGATGTCGTTCCACCGAGGCGAGCCAGGGGTCTTCGCCGACACCGGCGAGAAAAGCCCGGATGCCCCGTTCACGCCCTTCGAGAGCACGAGCGAACTGCGGGTGGTCGGCAAGGTGCGCAAGGGCGTGACCGGGACGCGCATCCGGTACTGGGCCGACCGCCAGATCTTCACCAAGGGCGCAACCTTCCAAACCGAGGACCTGATGGGCCGGGCCCGCCAGACGGCGTTCCTGATTCCGGGCCTCACCATCGACATCGACGACCGGCGCAGCGCCGAGCCCGCGAAAGCGTCCTTCACCTTCGCCGGCGGCATCTCCGAATTCGTGGATCACCTCGCCGTCGACACGCCTATCACCGACACCTGGCGGCTGACCGGCGCCGGAAGCTTCACTGAAACCGTGCCGGTACTCACCGACACCGGCGCGATGATCCCCACCGAGTTGGTCCGGGAGTGCCAGGTCGACATCGCCCTGCGATGGGGGACCGGCTACGACACCGTGATCAAGAGTTTCGTCAACATCATCGCCACCCCCAAGGGCGGTACCCACCAGGCGGGCTTCGACGCGGGCATGCTCAAGTTCCTGCGGGCGCAGGTCGAGCAGAATGCCCGGCGGCTCAAGGTCGGCTCCGACAAGCTGGAGAAGGACGACATCCTCGCCGGCCTGACCGCGGTGCTCACCGTCCGGTTGCCCGAACCGCAGTTCGAGGGTCAGACCAAGGAGGTGCTCGGCACGCCGGCGGTCCGGGCCATCGTGGCCGCCGTGATCAACAAGACCATGACCGAGCGGTTCACCTCGCCCAAGCGCGACGACAAAACCCAGTCGGCGGTGGTGCTGGACAAGATCGTGGCAGAAATGAAGTCGCGCATCTCCGCCCGCGCCCACAAGGAGACGCAGCGGCGCAAGAACGCCCTGGAGAGCTCGTCGTTGCCGGCGAAGCTGGTCGACTGCCGCAGTAACGACGTCGCCCTGAGCGAGCTGTTCATCGTGGAGGGCGACTCGGCCCTCGGCACCGCGAAACTGGCCAGGGACAGCGAGCACCAGGCGCTGCTGCCGATCAGGGGAAAGATCCTCAATGTGCAGAAGGCCTCGGTCTCCGACATGCTCTCCAACCTGGAATGCGCGTCGATCATCCAGGTCATCGGCGCCGGTTCCGGCCGCAGTTTCGACCTCTCCGCCGCACGCTACGGCAAGGTCATCATCATGAGCGACGCGGATGTCGACGGCGCGCACATCCGTACGCTGCTGCTCACCCTGTTCTTCCGCTACATGCGGCCCATGATCGAGGCCGGCCGGATCTTCGCCGCAGTTCCCCCGTTGCACCGGGTGATCGTGATGAACCCCGGCAACAAGCCTAACGAGACGATCTACACCTACTCTGAAATCGAACTCCAGGGCGTGCTCGCCGCACTCAAGAAGAGTGGGAAGCGCTATCAGGATCCTATCCAGCGCTACAAGGGACTGGGCGAGATGGATGCCGATCAGCTGGCGACGACGACCATGGAACGGGCGCATCGCACCCTGCGCCGGGTCCAGGTGGCCGACGCCGAAATGGCGGGAAAGGTCTTCGAACTACTGATGGGCAACGACGTCGCCCCCCGCAAGGAATTCATCATCGACAGCTCGGACAAACTCAGCCGCGAGCGTATCGACGTCTGACCGACGGGCCGCTCACGCCGGTCACACGGGCGCGAAGGCCGTGCTGGGCAGGTCCCGTTCGCCGTCTACGATGCCGCGCACGATTCGGGCGCACACAGCGACGGGGTCAAGGCCGACCGGCAGGCGCGGCGCGGTCCCGCTGATCGGATGCCTAGACAGGGCCGTCTCGGTGTGCCCGGGTCTGGCGTCGATCACCCGGATGCCCACCCGTCGCAGTTCCCGGCCCGCCGCGGACCCGAAAGCGGCCAGTGCGGCCTTCGACGCCGAGTAGGCCGCGAGATTCGCGGTCGGGCTCTCGCTGACCACCCCGCTGAGGGTCAGCAGGAAGGGCGACCGGCCGGCGGCGGCCGATGCCGCGAGGGGCGCGTGGGCGGCCTGGAGCAGCAGCATCGGCGCGGTGGTGTTCACCGCGAAGAGCCGGGCGATGGTGTCGGCGGTGAGCCCCGCCGCCGGACCGAAGGCCACCACCCCCGCGGCCACCACTATTCCGTCGAGTCGGCCGGTCACGGTGGCCGCAACGTCCACGAGCCGTCGCACGGCGGCCGGGTCGGTGAGATCGGCGGCGACGATGGCGCCCGGCAGGCCGAGGGCGGCCAGGACGGCGGGGTCCCTGGCGCTGAGGACCAGGGTCGCCCCGGCGTCGGAGAGCTGGCGGGCGATCTCCCGGCCGAGCCCGCCTGTGGCCCCGACAACGAGGATGGTGGAACCGCGAAGTTCAAGCATGCCCCACCCTACTGCGAACACCCGGCCATCCGGCAGGAGCAGCCGGGAGTGCTCAACCGATTCCCGAGCCGATCGAGCCGATCACGGCATCCAGCATGGTGCCGGAGGCGTCGCGTCGTGCCCAGGTTTCTGGCAGGGTCCGGGCTGTTCCCTCGGCGCCCAGTGCGCGCGCCGGTGCCGCGCCGACCCAGGCCACCCCCAGGACATCCTCGCCCTTGAGGAAACGGTGCGAGCGCACCCCTGACGTGGCTCGTCCCTTGGCGGGGAACTCGGTGAACGCAGACACCTTCGCGCTGCCCGGATCCGTGCCGGGCAGGGTCTGGCTGCCGGAGGCGATCGTCGCGACGACGGCGTTCTCGGCGGCATCGGCGGACAGGCTGGTGAAGAAGACCACCCGCGCTTCCGGACCCAGCTTGATGCCGGCCATCCCGCCCGCCGTTCGGCCCTGCGGGCGCACTGCAGCGGCGGGGAACCGCAACAGCTGCGCGTCGGAGGCCACGAACACGAGCTCGTCGTCCTCGGAGCCCTGAACCGCGCCGACGACCTCGTCACCGGGCTTGAGCGCGATGATCTCAAAATCGGGCTTGTTCGCCCAGTCATTCGGGGTGAGCCGTTTCACCACGCCCTGCCGGGTACCGAGCGCAATGGCCCGGTCGCTGTCCAGGGCCACCAGGGCCCGCACAACCTCGCCGCCGCTGCCCAACGACAGATAGTCGCGCACGCGCACGCCGGCGGCGAGCTGGATCGAGGTTGGCGGCAATCCCGGAAGGTCAACGGGGGAGAACCGGATGAGCCGGCCCCGATTGGTCACGGCCCCGATCTCGCACCGGCTGGTGGTGTCCAGCACCGACAGCACGGCGTCGTGCTTGCTGCGGCGGTGTGCCGGCGTGATTCGTTCGGTCTGGTCGTCGCCGGGTGCCGGCAGGTCGACTCTGGCGATGCGGCCGGTGGTGCTCAGGTACACCCGGGTGGGGGAGTCCGTCACCTCGAGCACGGCCGCCTTCCGGGCGGACGCGCCGGCGATGCTCGGTCGGGCCTCGGTGAGCAGGGTGCGCCGCGGGGTGCCGAACCTGTCGGAAATGGTGGCCAGCTCGTCGGAGACCAGGGTGCGGATGGCCTGCTTGCTGGCGAGCAGGGCCTTGAGCTCCGTGATCTCGGCGAGCAGCTGGTCCCGTTCGGTTTCCAATTCGATCCGGGAGAACCTGGTCAGGCGGCGCAGCCGCAGCTCGAGGATGTATTCCGCCTGCAGCTGGCTGAGG encodes the following:
- a CDS encoding SDR family oxidoreductase; translation: MLELRGSTILVVGATGGLGREIARQLSDAGATLVLSARDPAVLAALGLPGAIVAADLTDPAAVRRLVDVAATVTGRLDGIVVAAGVVAFGPAAGLTADTIARLFAVNTTAPMLLLQAAHAPLAASAAAGRSPFLLTLSGVVSESPTANLAAYSASKAALAAFGSAAGRELRRVGIRVIDARPGHTETALSRHPISGTAPRLPVGLDPVAVCARIVRGIVDGERDLPSTAFAPV
- a CDS encoding type IIA DNA topoisomerase subunit B; amino-acid sequence: MSSDYSARHLSVLEGLDAVRKRPGMYIGSTDSRGLMHCLWEIIDNSVDEALSGHGSSIGIVLHPDESVEVSDTARGIPVDIEPKTGLSGVEVVFTKLHAGGKFGSGSYAASGGLHGVGASVVNALSERLDVEVDRDGKTWAMSFHRGEPGVFADTGEKSPDAPFTPFESTSELRVVGKVRKGVTGTRIRYWADRQIFTKGATFQTEDLMGRARQTAFLIPGLTIDIDDRRSAEPAKASFTFAGGISEFVDHLAVDTPITDTWRLTGAGSFTETVPVLTDTGAMIPTELVRECQVDIALRWGTGYDTVIKSFVNIIATPKGGTHQAGFDAGMLKFLRAQVEQNARRLKVGSDKLEKDDILAGLTAVLTVRLPEPQFEGQTKEVLGTPAVRAIVAAVINKTMTERFTSPKRDDKTQSAVVLDKIVAEMKSRISARAHKETQRRKNALESSSLPAKLVDCRSNDVALSELFIVEGDSALGTAKLARDSEHQALLPIRGKILNVQKASVSDMLSNLECASIIQVIGAGSGRSFDLSAARYGKVIIMSDADVDGAHIRTLLLTLFFRYMRPMIEAGRIFAAVPPLHRVIVMNPGNKPNETIYTYSEIELQGVLAALKKSGKRYQDPIQRYKGLGEMDADQLATTTMERAHRTLRRVQVADAEMAGKVFELLMGNDVAPRKEFIIDSSDKLSRERIDV